The Chlamydiota bacterium genome includes the window CTGGTGCACCAGAAGGAGGAGGGGGGGAGCCCGGAGACGACGCTCCTGTCGGACCGTCCGCTGCTCGCCGACATCGTGTTGTGGGCTGCGGCGGTGGGGGCGCTGCTCTGGATGGAGTGAACCGCGGCGGGGGCGCCGAACAACCGAACGACGAAGGATCCGACCGGATGAAGAAGACATGCGTGGTGACGGGGGGCGCCGGGTTTCTCGGCTCCCACCTCTGCGACCGCCTGTTGCGGGAGGGGTTCGCGGTCATCTGCATCGACAACCTCCTCACCGGGAGCGTGAGGAACATCGAGCATTTGGCGGGGAACGAGGCGTTCACCTTCATCAAGCAGAACGTCGCGGACTACCTCTACATCGCCGGCGACGTCCATTACATCTTTCACTTCGCCTCCCCCGCGAGCCCGATCGACTACCTCGAGTACCCGATCCCGACGCTCAAGGTCGGCGCGCTCGGCACGCACAAGACCCTCGGCCTCGCCAAGTCCAAGGGGGCCACCTTCATCCTCGCCTCGACCTCCGAGGTCTACGGCGACCCGCTCGTCCACCCGCAGCCGGAGACGTACTGGGGGAACGTCAATCCGATCGGTCCGCGCGGCGTCTACGACGAGGCGAAACGCTTCGCCGAGGCGATGACGATGGCGTACCACCGGTACCACCGCCTCGACACGAAGATCGTGCGCATCTTCAACACCTACGGGCCGCGGATGCGGATCCGGGACGGGCGGGTGGTCCCCGCCTTCATCTGGCAGGCCCTCCGCGGCGATCCGCTCACCGTCTTCGGCGACGGCTCCCAGACCCGCAGTTTCTGCTACGTCTCCGATCTGATCGAGGGGATCTTCCGGCTCGCGATGTCGCACCTCAACGATCCGGTCAACATCGGCAACCCGCGCGAGATGACGGTGAACGACTTCGCCCGCGAGATATTGCGCCTCACCGGGAGCCCGGGCCCGATCGTGTACCGCGAGCTCCCGGTGGACGATCCGAAGGTGCGGCAGCCCGATATCGGCAAGGCCCGGCAGCTGCTCGGGTGGGAGCCGCGGGTGCCGCTCGAGGACGGGCTGCGCGAAACGATCGCCTACTTCCGGACGGTGCTGGAGGAGGAGCAGGCGTCGGGGCGGCGCGGTTCGGGAGGCGGCGGACGATGAACAACGCGGGAACGCCGTCGCTCACGGTCTTCTTCCCCTGCTACAACGAGGAGGAGAACGTCGAGGCGCTCGCCGTCGAGGTGGACCGGGTCGTCGGGGAGATCGCCGACGACTACGAGGTGATCATCGTGGACGACGGCTCCACCGACCGCACCGGCGGGATTGCGGACCGGATCGCGCGGGAGCGGCCGCACGTCAGGGTCATCCACCACCCGCGCAACCTCGGCTACGGCACCGCCCTCCGGACCGGCTTCGCCGGCGCCCGGAAGGAGCTCGTCCTCTACACCGACGGCGACTGCCAGTTCGACATCCGCGATCTCCGCAAGCTCCTCCCCCTGATGCGCGAGGGGGTGGACCTGGTGGTCGGCTACCGTGAAAACCGGCAGGACCGGCCGCTCAGGAAGATCGTGTCGCGGGTCTACAACGCCATCATCCGCCTGATCTTCGGGCTGCGGGTCCGCGACATCGACTGCGCCTTCAAGCTCTTCAGGAGGTCGGTCTTCGACAAGGTCGAGATCCGCTCCGAGCGGTTCCTCGTGGACACCGAGATCCTGGTCAAGGCGAAGCGGGCGGGGCTCACCATCGTCGAGACCCCGGTGACGCACCTGCCCCGCACGCGCGGCGCCTCCAGCGTCTCCCCCCGCGACGTCTTCCGCACGCTCCGCGAACTCTCGCACCTCTGGCTCCATATCTTCATGGTGAACTGGAAGAAGCTGATCCTCAGCTCGCTGGTGAGTCTCGGCTTCATCGGGCTCTTCGTGCGGCACCTCGACTACCGTCTCTTCACCCGCGAGATCGGGAGGGCGGACAAGGGCCTGATCCTTCTCGGCCTCGCCGCGTACGGGCTCTCCTTCTGGTTCAGGAGCGTCCGGTGGAAACTCCTCCTCCTCCCCGAGGGGAGATTCCGGATCGGCGCGCTCTTCTCCGGGATCGTCATCGGCTTCATGGCCAACAACGTCCTCCCGGTGCGGATGGGGGAACTGGTGCGGGCCTACGACTTCGGCCGCAGGCAGCGCGTGTCGAAGAGCCTCTGCTTCGCCACGGTCGTCGTGGACAGGATGATGGACGGCCTGACGCTCATCGCCTGCCTCGCGGCGATCCTGATGTTCGCGAGCTTCCAGCCGATCGTGAACAGGATCTTCGTCCTCGGGCTCCTCACCTTCTTCTCGCTCTTCATCGTCCTCTTCTACCTCGTCGCGGGCAAGAGCCCCGGCAGGGAGACCGGGATCTACCGCGCCGTCGACAACCTCGGCCGGCGGTACCTGAAGACGGAGGGGCAGTTCGTGATCTCGAACTTCATACGGGGACTCGAGGCGCTCCTCCAGGAGCGGCTGATGCTCGCCGCCTTCGGCGTGTCGCTCCTGGTCTGGTTCGCCGAGGCGGGGATGTACGCCTGTTTCATCCGCGCCTTCGACCTCGTCCTGCCTGCCTGGGCCCCCCTCTTCGTGCTCTGCATCGTCAACCTCGGCCTGATCGTCCCGTCGATCGGCTACGTCGGGACGTTCGAATGGTTCTGCAAGGCGGCCCTCCTCCAGTTCGCGGCCTACGCCGTGGATCCCGCCCGGGCCGCCGGCTACTCGCTCGCCCTCCACGCGACGCAGTATATCCCCGTCACGCTCCTCGGGATCGTCTTCTTCATCCGCCACAACTTCGACGTCGTCAGGAGCCGTGACGAACTCCGCATCACGGAGCTGGGGGACTAGGGATGAGATGGGGCAGGTACCTCGGCTGCGCCGTCAGCGCCGTCATCATCGTCGTCATCGCCTTCACCCTGCGCGGCGAGTGGGGCAAGGTCGGCGAGAGCCTCCGCGGTTTCGACCCCCGCGTCCTCGGCCCCGCCGTGCTCCTGTACCTGTGCGGTTTCGCCCTCCGGGCCGTGCGCTGGCAGTGCATGCTCGCCCCGCTGAAGCGGATCGGCTTCAACAGCTCCTTCGTCGTGGTGATGATCGGGTTCATGGCCAACAACATCCTCCCGCTCCGCATCGGCGAGTTCGTGCGCGCCTGGGCCCTGAAGCGCAGGGAGGGCGTGAGCGGCAGCGCCGCGTTCGCGACCATCGTCGTCGAGCGGGTCTACGACGGCCTGACGCTGGTGGGGCTCTTCGTCTTCGTCCTCATCTTCAGCGCCGCCTCGCCCGAGGTGAAACGCTACGCCGCGTTGAGCGCGCCCGTCTTCCTCGCCGCCTACGGCATGCTCCTCTACGCGGCGTTCCATGAGGAGCGGGCGTCGCGGTTCCTCAAGCGGCTGTCCGGTCTCGCCCCGCGGGCGGCCCGCGCCCGCCTGGAGGCGCTCGTCGACGCGTTCATCCCCGGCCTGCGGTTCCTCTCCTCGTGGCGGAGCCAGGCGACCGTCGTCGCCCTCTCCCTCGCGACCTGGCTGATGGAGGGGTGCGTCTTCTGGATCGTGATGCGCGGCTTCGCGATGGAGGCCCCGTTCCACGCCGCCTTCTTCACCCTGGTGATCGTCAATATCGCGATCATGGTGCCCGCGGGGCCGGGCTACCTGGGCACGTTCGAGGCGGCGGCGGTCGTCGCGCTCGCCCCGTTCCGCGTCCCCGACAGCGCGGCGGTCAGCTACATCCTCGTGGTCCACCTCCTCCAGTACGTCTCCGTCACCGTCCTGGGGCTCTGGTTCATGAACGCGAGCGGATGGAGTTTGCGGGAGATCGAGGAGGCCGGGAAGGAATGAAGGCGGTCGTCATCGGCGGCGGGATCACCGGCCTGAGCGCCGCGTACGCCCTCGCGAAGCGGGGCGACGAGGTCACGCTGCTCGAGCGGGAGGGGCGGGCGGGGGGGCTCGCGGGGTCGTTCCGCGTCGGGGGGGTCTGGCTGGAGCGGTTCTACCACCACATATTCAAGACCGACACCGCGATCCTCGGCCTCATCGACGAGCTGGGCCTCTCCAAACGGCTTCTCTGGCGGCCGTCGTCGATCGGATTCTTCCACCGGGGGGCCGTGCACCCGTTCACCACGCCGTGGGACCTCCTCCGGTTCTCCCCGCTCCGCTTCGCCGATCGGGTGTGGCTCGGCCTCGCGGTCCGGCGGTTCCAGCGGATGGAGGAGTGGGAGGAGCTCGACGGCGTGACGTGCGCGGACTGGTTTTCGGCGCAGGTGAGCCCCGCGGCCTACCGGACGGTCTGGGAGCCGCTGCTGCGCCTCAAGTTCGGCGACGCCGCCGGCCGGATCCCCGCGTCGTGGATCTGGGGGAGGATACATCCGCGGGCCCGGTCGAGGAGCAGGGGGGGGATGCGGGAGGAGCTCGGCTACCTCGAGGGGGGATTCGAGCTGATGCTGGAGCGGCTGAAGGAGGCCCTCGCGAGGCGGGGGGTGCGGCTGCTCGAGGGAACGGCCGCCGAGTACATCATCAGCGAGCGGGACCGCGCCCGCGGTGTGGTCGCCGGCGGCCGCGAGCTGTTCTGCGACTCGGTCGTCTGCACCGCCCCGATCCCGGCGTTCCTCGCGATCGCCCCCCCGCTCCCGCGGGACTACGCCGATGCCCTGGCCGGGATACGCTACCAGGCGGCGGTCTGCCTGGTGCTCGAGTGCGCCGAAGGGGTGAGCCCGGTCTACTGGCTCAATATCAGCGATCCCGCCGTCACCTTCGGGGGGCTCATCGAGCACACCAACTTCGTCTCCCCGGCGCGGTACGGCGGGAGCAGGATCGTGTACCTGTTCAACTACGTGCGGGAGGACGATCCGCTGTTCAGGATGCCGGCGGAGGAGTACTACGCCTTCCACGAGGAGTCGTTGAAGCGTGTGAACCCCTCGTTCCGGCGGGAACAGGTGAAGGGGATGCGCCTCTTCCGGGCCCCGCACGCCACCGTCGTCTACACGCTCGGCTACCGGAAGGCGATGCCCCCGTTCGCCACACCGGTGAAGGGGCTCTACCTGGTCAACACCAGCCAGATCTACCCGTACGACCGCAACATGAACAACTGCGCGGCGCTCGGGGAGCGGTTCGTCTCCGAGACGATCCTCCCGCGCGCCTGATTTTGGCGGCGCCCCCATGACCAGAGCCATCGGCCTCTTTTCCGGAGGCCTCGACAGCATCCTCGCCGCCTGCGTGCTCGCGGAACAGGGGATCGAACTGACGGGGATCTGTTTCGAGACGCCGTTCTTCGGCGCCGGCCGCGCCCGCGAGGCGGCGCGGAAACTCGGGATCCCCCTCCGCGTGGAGGATATCACCGCCCCCCATCTCCTCGTGCTGAAGCGCCCGCGGCACGGCTTCGGCTCGGGGATGAACCCGTGCATCGACTGCCACACCCTGATGGTCTCCCGGGCCGGCGAGCTGATGCGGGAGGAGGGGTTCGATTTCGTCTTCACCGGCGAGGTGCTGAACGAGCGGCCGATGTCGCAGAACAGGAGGTCGCTGAAGATCGTCGAGACGCAGTCGGGGTGCGCGGGCCGCCTCCTGAGGCCCCTGAGCGCGCAACTCCTCGACGAGACGATCCCCGAGAAGGAGGGGAAGGTGGACCGGGCGCGCCTCCTCGGCATCTCCGGCCGCTCCCGGAAGCCGCAGATGGCGCTCGCCGAGAAGTTCGCGATCGCCGCCTATCCCCAGCCCGCCGGCGGATGTCTGCTGACCGATCCCGGCTTCGCCTCCCGCCTGAAGGAGCTTCGCGACCGGGAGGGGCTCGACGACGTCCGGGGGCTGCACCTGCTCAAAATCGGAAGGCACTTCCGCCTCCCGGGAGGGGGCAAGGCCGTCGTCGGGCGGAATGAGCGGGAGAACGCGCGGCTGGAGGAGCTCGCCCGAAAGGGGGACGCGCTGCTCCGGCCGAAGAATGTCCCCGGACCGGTCGTGCTCGTTCCCGGCGGGGCCGGCGCGGCCGACCTGGAGGAGGCCGCGCGCGCCTGCGCGCGTTACAGCGACGCGCGGGAGGAGGACGAGGTGCTGGTCGTCGTGGCGGCGGGGGGGGAGGAGATGACGCGTCGCGTCAGACGCCCCGCCCCCGCAGCCCTCCGGCTGATCCGCATCGGCATCTGACCGCGTGCGGACGTCTTCTTTGTTCCTTTCCCGGAGACGAGCGACGGCAATTGTGGTGCCGCGGGAGGGAATCGAACCCTCATGAGCGCGAGCTCACACGATTTTGAGTCGTGCGCGTCTGCCAATTCCGCCACCGCGGCGGGTGGTGCGGGCGTCTGTATGGTATCATACCGTTACGTCCCCCGGGAATCGCCATGAGACCCCAGATTGTCCGAAGAATCTGCCTCGTCGTCGCGGCATGCGCCGTCGCCGCCGGCGCCCTGTTCGTCGCCTTCGGTTTCGCCGCGCGCGCCCCCTGGTTCCTGGAGCAGGCGCGGACGCAGATCGAGCGGGGGGTCGGGCGCAAGGTCTCCTTCTCCTCCCTGGCGCCGTCCCTCTTCCCGGGGATCGGGGTGCGCGCCTTCGACTTCCGCCTCTACGAGAAGGACGGGCAAACCGCCTGCCTCGACGCGGAGAGGATCGCCCTCCGCGTCCGCCTCCTGCCGCTCCTCTGGAGAACGCTGCGCATCAAGACGGTGCGGGTGGACCGGCCCCGCCTCTCCCTGGTGCGGGACCGGGACGGCAGATGGAACATCGAGGACCTGATCGAGGGGAAGAAGGCCCCCGCCGCCGGGGCGGCCGCGGGTCGCCCCCCCGGGCCCTCGGCGCGGCCCCGCGTGACGATCGCCGCGCTCCGGGTGCGCGGCGGCCTCGTCACGGCGCGCGACGAGGCGACCGGGCGCGAGGCGGCGGTGCGCGATCTCGACCTCGTCGTCTCCCGCATCGCGGAGGGCGGGCTCCCGCACCTGCGCGGGGGGGGATCGTTCTCGGGCGTTCCGCTTGCCGTTCTCCTGGACGAAATCGAAGAGAGCAGGGCGCTGGGGGTGCGGGAGGGGCTCCTCTCGGGACGCTTCACGGTCGACGGGTGGACGGGGAAAAAACTCCTCTTCAGCGGCGACCTCCGTCTCTCAGGCCTCGGATACGAGATCCCGGGGATCTGGCGATCCCCCCCCGGGGGCGCCGATTTCGATCTTCGGCTGCGCGGGGAGGGGGCGGTGTCGGAAGACGGCTGGCGTTTCTCGCGCATCGCCGCGGACGGACTCGGCAAACGGCTGACGGGTGAGGCATCGTTCGATCCCGCGGCGGGCGGCGGCCCGACGGCGGTCGATTTCGCGGCCAGGTCGCTGCCGTGGGACGCGCTGGGCGAGCCGATCGGCGACGGGCGCGCGCTCGGGGGGGAGGCGTCGTTCGCCGGCGCGGTGAGGAGGGAAGCGGGGAGGCATTCGGCAGAGATCGAGCTGGACCTCTCGAAGAGCCGCATCGCGTACGGCGGGGTGCTCGACAAGGCCGCCGGGGCCGTCGCGACGCTGAAGCTCCCGCTCCTGTTCGGGGAAACCGGCGTCTCGTGGAAGGACGCCTCGGCGCGGCTCGGGACGGCGGAATTCCTCTCCGACGGAGAGGTCGCGACCGGGGCCCTGAAGGCGAGGATCAGATCGAGCGGCCTCGACCTCCGGGAGATCGGCGGCTTCATCGCGGGAGGCGCGGGCCTGTCGGGACGCGGCGATATGGATCTCCGTGTCGCCTGCGCGCGCGGGGCCCCGCTCCTGTCCGCGGAGGTCTCGGGGACGGTGAGGGTGCCGGACGGGGAATTCTCCGCGCCCTCCCTCCCGCACCCGCTCCGCTTCGACGCCGTCGTCTCCTGCGAGCCGGGGAGCGTCCGCCTGGGCCTGAACACCCTGAAAACCGGATCGAGCCTCGCCGAGGGGTACGTGCGCCTCGATCTGGCGGACCGGCCGGCGTTCGACTGCGAGCTCAACTGCCCCCGCCTCGACGGTTCCGACTTCGCCGCCGCCGGAACCTCGCGAGGCGGAACCGACGGGCGGGCCCGCCCCGGCGGACAAGCCCGCCCCGGCGCGGCGGAGGCGGCCGCTCCGCCCCTCCCCGCCCGCCCCGACGCCCGGCCGCCCGGCTTCCTGGAGCGGCTGGAGGGCCGCGGCAAGGTGTCCGTGGGCGAGCTCAAACTCGGGCGGCTCGTCGTTCGAAACGGGCGTGCGCGGGTGCGTCTCTCGAACGGCGTCGCGGCGCTCGAGGAGATCGTCCTCCCGTTCTACGGGGGGGAGGCGAACGGGACGGTTTCCTCGGCGATCCTCGATGAGCCCCCGCGCCACTCCCTCACCGCCGCCCTCAAGAACGTCGACCTCGAGCCGCTCCTCGCCGACATCTACGCGTACCCGCGCCGCCTCTCCGGCACGCTCTCCGCGGAGTGCGTTGCCCGCGGCGCCGGCGCGGGGTGGGAGGAGATCCGAACCGGATTCGCCGGGAACGGCCGCTTCTCCGTGAAAAACTGCGTGCTCCATTCCAACAGTCTCTTGAAGGGGCTGGCGCCGCTGATGCTGATGCTCGGCACCCAGGCCGACTGCAAGGAGTTCGTCGCGATGGGAAATCTCCTCCGCGCCTCCCCCTCGGAGATGCGCCTTTCGCGCTGCGAGGGGACCTTCGCCCTCGACGCCGACGGGTGGGGCACCGGCGATATGGTCATCGAGAGCGCCGACCCGAAGAACCCGCTTCGTCTGGCGATCGAGGGCGAGATGGGACTCGACGGCGTGCTGGGGTTCCTCGGCACCGCCTCCTTCCCGCGCGGCTCCGCGTACTACGCGCAGCTCGCCCCGTACTTCCCCGACGACGGCGGCTGGATCGCGCTCCCGTTCCCGGTGCCGATAGGGGGCACGCTCGGGGAGCCGCGCGTGGACGCCGACGCCGCCGCCGGGAGCGTCGCGCGGAGCGCGGCGGGGATCGGGAAGGCGCGCGTGCGCAAGGAGCTGGAGAAGAAGATCGACAAGGCGTTCGCCCCGAAGATCGAAACGGGAGAGGGGAAGGCGAAACCGTCCTCCGGTCTCGAGGAGGTCGGGAGGGAACTCCTCAAGGGCGGTTCCAAGCAACTCCTCAAACAGATGTTGAAACCGTGACCCCGCCCCGCCCCGCGCCGTTCCTTGCCGCCGCCGTCCTCGTCCTCGGCGCCCTCGTCGCCGGGTGCAGCATGGGCTCGCGCCGCATCCGGCCGGGCGACTATCCGTCAGACCCGCGCCTCGACTGCATCCTCGACGACCGCCACGTGCTGCTCTTCCTCGTCGACGGCTGCAGGGAGGATCTCCTGCGGGAGATGGTTGCGCGGGGCGAACTGCCGGCCATCCGGCGCTACCTTGTCGCGCGCGGCGCCTCCGCGGAATGCGCCGTCTCCACCGTCCCGTCCGTGACGAACGCCTGCATCGCTGCGGCGACCTGCGGCGTCTACCCGGGGCGCCTCGGCGCGCCCGGAAACCGGTGGTACGACCGCGACAAGTCCGAGCGGATCTCCGTCTTCGGGCTCCACGACTACTACCGCATCGAGGAGTACCTGTCGAGACCGACGATCTACGAGATCCTTTCCGACGAGCCCACGGTGGCGCTCTTCACCCGCTGCCCCCGGGGGAGCACGTACCATATCCCGTTCTACTACAACCTGATCGCGATGAAGTACTACCTCGCCGGGAACTGGGCGAAAGTCGACGAGGCGTTTCTCGGGGAGTTCGACGACCTGGTCGACTGCGCGAACCGGGACGGGGTCTTCCCGCGCTTCGCGTTCTTCCACCTGACCGGGTACGACTCCGTCGCGCACCGTGCGGGGCCGTTTTCCGCGGAGGCGAAGGCGCTCCTGAGGAATGTCGACCGCGGGCTGGGCAGGATCGCGGAGGCCCTGGAGCGCAACGGCGCCCTCGACCGGGTCTGCCTGATGCTGACGGCCGACCATGGGCACGTCGTGATGGAGAAAAAGAACTGCCTCCTTCTCGAGGAGTGGTTTCCCGCCCGCACCGGCCTCCCCGCGCTCGACCGGTACACCCGCATCGACCGTTCACACGATGCGCGGAAGAGGAGGCGTCTGTACGACCGTTTCGCCGTGATCGTCGCGAACAACGGACGAAACGCCGATCTGCACCTCCGGCGCAACCCCGCCGAAACCTGGATCCCCCCGGAGCGGATGGCCCCCTGGAACGAACGCCCCTCGTGGGAGGAGCTCAGGCACTACCCCGCGCCCCGCGGCCCCGTGGACCTGATCGAAGCCCTCCGGAGGGCGCCCGGCGTGGGGTTCGTGGCCGGCCGCCCCCGAAACGGGGAGATCGCGCTCTTCTCGCCCGGCGGGGAAAGCCGCATCCGGACCGTCGTGGAAGGCGGGGAGACGCGGTTCTCCTATGCCGTGGTCGAGGGCGACGACCCGCTCGGGTACGGGGGGACGGGGGCGGCCGCCTCGCTCTGCGACGGAAGGTTTCGTTCCTCGCGCGAGTGGCTGGAGGCGACCTGCGGCCTCGACTTCCCCGACATCGTCGCCCAGCTCCCCTCCTTATTCGAGGACCGGAGCCGCGGCGATCTGTACCTCGTCGCCGCGGACGGGTGGGATTTCGAAGAGACGAACATCTCGAGCCACGGCGGATTCCAGCGCGACGAGATGCGCATCCCCCTCCTCGTCGCGGGGCCGCGGATCCGGAAGGGGACGTTCGGCCCGGTGCGCCTGGTGGACCTCGTCCCCACGATCCTGGACTACCTCGGGCACGGGGACCGGGCGAGGCGGGACGGGTTGGACGGGGTGTCGTTTCTGGAGGAGATCTCCGCGCCGTGAAGAGAACGGTGTTGTTGCTGCCCTGCCTCCTCGCCCTGCTCTGCGGCTGCGGGACGGTCGTCCCGGGGGCCCGCTACCGGGTGAATGTGGACGACTACGCGTTCAGCGCTGACGGTGCGAGCGTCTTTTACCTCGAGGACCGTTTCCGCTTCTACCCGTTTCTTCTCGCCGCGCGGGAGGACCGTTTCCTGTACCGCTACGACCGGGAGAGCCGGCGGCACCGTTTCCTCGCCGAGACCGGCGCCTTCTCCGTCTCCCCGCATGCCCCCTTCGTCCTCTGCGCGCCTGAATGGGGGAGGAGGTTCGACAACCGGGCAACGGTCCCGGATTTTCAGATCATCGACGCGGCGCGCGGCACGCGGCGCGGTTTCTCGATGCCGGAGGGGTTCGACGACGGCTACCTTGCGTACGCCTTCGCGCACGTCGTCTGGAGCCGGGAGGGGCCCGCGACGGCGTGGGTCCAGTTCTACTACCTGCCGGGCGCGCGCCCCTCGCCCTGGCGCCGGTGCGGACGCCCGAGGCACGACTGGCGCCGCGAGCTCTGGAGGGTCGTCGTGGATCCCGCGCGGAAGGACGGCGCGGTCGCCGACGCGTCGCCCTGCCCCGCCCACGCCGTTCCCCGCGCGGTCTGGCGGGCCATGCGGGATGAGAAAGCGGTCTCGCCCGACGGAACGGCCGAGCTCCTGTACACGCGTTACGTGGGCCGCATGCGCTTCAACACGACGCTCGCGATCGTCTCGGAGGGGGGAGGGGAGCGGGAGTACGTCGTCAGGGAGCATGCCGTGCTCAACTGGGGACAGGCGGGGTACTACACGCTCCTGTACGTGCTTTCCGCCCCCGTCTTCGGCGTCAACAGCCTGTTGAACGGCGCGGGGGGCGCGTCATGAGGCGGTGCATCGCGGCGCTTGTCTTCCTGCCCGCGGCGCTCTGTCCGCCCGATGCGCCCGCGCGCATCGAGCTGCTCCTGATGGAGCAGGCCCGCGGACTGCGACCGCCGCCGCTGGAGCCCGAGATACGGTTCCGGGGCACCCCGTTCGGACACATGGCGCTCTACGTCGAGAGCGCGGCGCGCGACGCGGAGGGGGTGCTGCGCCAGGCCCGCCCCGGGGAGCGCGGGGGGCTCGTCCTCACGGTGGACAAGGAGCTCCGCGACTCCTTCTTCACCGCCTATACGCGGGAGGAGTTCTTCTACGGCCCCCTCGACCCCGAGAACCTCCCGGCCGCCCTGTCGCGCGGGGATATCGAGAAGGCGCTCGAGGAGTTCAACCGGAACTATGGGCATCTGTACAACCGGGGGCCCGGCGTCTCCGGCCTCGGCCAGGACTACGGCACGCTGTTCGTCCGGGGCATCCGGGGGTTCGTCTACCCCACGACGCGCCGCGAGGAGGCGGCCATCATCGAGCAGTGGCGGGAGCAGCGTCACGACACCTTCGTTCCGATGACCAACAACTGCGTCACCACGGTCATCAGGGCGATGAACCGCGCGGGGCTCGATCGCCGCGACTTCTTCATCCGCGGGCTCGCCCCGTACAACGCCTGGACCTACTTCGTCAGGAGACTCCTCTGGGCCCCCCCCTGCGCACGGGCGCCCAACGGCGCCTTCCTCCGCCGCGACGGGGCGTACCTGACGCACTATCCGCAGATACCCTCGGACGCCGTCCGGCCGGCGGGGCGCCCGTTCAACGTCTACTCCCTCCAGAACCTCGAGTACCTGGTCTGGGCGGGTCCGCACGGATCCGCCGCCCTCCCCAGCGACGCGCCGGTGTCGTACCGCGGCTATCCGTCGGGGAAGGAGAAGACGGCCGGGGCGGGGCCGCGCCGCGGGGCCGCGGCGGGGATCCGCTGGGCCGTTTCGCAGCCGGAGGAGTTTCTGCGCCTCTGGATCCAGTCGTTCAAGGGGTTCTGGTATCTGGCCGGGGGTTGAGTCCGCAGCCGCGGCATGCGGCATGCGGTGCGGCGGGAGGTCGGGCCTCTGATCGTTCCGGAACGAACCGGGGCCGGCCGATTCCGGGAGAGGGGATCTCCGCGACGCCTGCGCCGCACCGATGCGGAGAAAGACAGGGGAGGGGGGGGACGTGGAGATTCTGCTCGGCATCTGCCTCGGGATCGGCCTGGCCGCGGCGTGCGGCTTCAGGGTGTTCGTGCCCCTGCTCGTCATGAGTATCGCCTCGCGCACGGGGCACCTTGCGTTGGGGAGCGGCTTCGAGTGGATCGGGAGCGTCCCGGCCCTCGTCATGTTCGCGGTCGCCGCGGTGGTCGAGCTCGCCGCCTACCTCGTCCCGTGGCTTGACAACGCCCTCGATTCGGTCGCGACCCCGGCCGCGGTGATCGCCGGCACTGTGGCGATGGCCGCATGCGTATCGGGGGCGAGCCCGCTTCTCACCTGGACGCTCGCGGTCGTGGCGGGCGGGGGCGCGGCGGGGATCGTGCAGGGGATGACCGTCGTCGCGCGCGGGGCGTCGAGCGCGACCACCGGCGGCGCCGGTAATCCGGCCGTCTCGACCGCGGAGGCGGGCGGATCGGTGTTCGTCTCCGTTCTCGCCGTCGCCGTGCCTGTCGTCGCGGGCCTCGCCGTCATCCTGCTCCTCGCCTATGCGTTCCTGAGGATCGGCGGGGGGGTCCGGCGCCGGCGGGAGGCGCGGGGATGACGAGGGTCCCCGGCGCCGTGAACAGCCCGCAAGAGAACGGGAACGGAGGGATCCTCGTCGCGCGCATCCTCGCCGGGGAGGCGCGCGCCGGGACACGGGGG containing:
- a CDS encoding SDR family oxidoreductase codes for the protein MKKTCVVTGGAGFLGSHLCDRLLREGFAVICIDNLLTGSVRNIEHLAGNEAFTFIKQNVADYLYIAGDVHYIFHFASPASPIDYLEYPIPTLKVGALGTHKTLGLAKSKGATFILASTSEVYGDPLVHPQPETYWGNVNPIGPRGVYDEAKRFAEAMTMAYHRYHRLDTKIVRIFNTYGPRMRIRDGRVVPAFIWQALRGDPLTVFGDGSQTRSFCYVSDLIEGIFRLAMSHLNDPVNIGNPREMTVNDFAREILRLTGSPGPIVYRELPVDDPKVRQPDIGKARQLLGWEPRVPLEDGLRETIAYFRTVLEEEQASGRRGSGGGGR
- a CDS encoding flippase-like domain-containing protein, with the protein product MNNAGTPSLTVFFPCYNEEENVEALAVEVDRVVGEIADDYEVIIVDDGSTDRTGGIADRIARERPHVRVIHHPRNLGYGTALRTGFAGARKELVLYTDGDCQFDIRDLRKLLPLMREGVDLVVGYRENRQDRPLRKIVSRVYNAIIRLIFGLRVRDIDCAFKLFRRSVFDKVEIRSERFLVDTEILVKAKRAGLTIVETPVTHLPRTRGASSVSPRDVFRTLRELSHLWLHIFMVNWKKLILSSLVSLGFIGLFVRHLDYRLFTREIGRADKGLILLGLAAYGLSFWFRSVRWKLLLLPEGRFRIGALFSGIVIGFMANNVLPVRMGELVRAYDFGRRQRVSKSLCFATVVVDRMMDGLTLIACLAAILMFASFQPIVNRIFVLGLLTFFSLFIVLFYLVAGKSPGRETGIYRAVDNLGRRYLKTEGQFVISNFIRGLEALLQERLMLAAFGVSLLVWFAEAGMYACFIRAFDLVLPAWAPLFVLCIVNLGLIVPSIGYVGTFEWFCKAALLQFAAYAVDPARAAGYSLALHATQYIPVTLLGIVFFIRHNFDVVRSRDELRITELGD
- a CDS encoding flippase-like domain-containing protein, coding for MRWGRYLGCAVSAVIIVVIAFTLRGEWGKVGESLRGFDPRVLGPAVLLYLCGFALRAVRWQCMLAPLKRIGFNSSFVVVMIGFMANNILPLRIGEFVRAWALKRREGVSGSAAFATIVVERVYDGLTLVGLFVFVLIFSAASPEVKRYAALSAPVFLAAYGMLLYAAFHEERASRFLKRLSGLAPRAARARLEALVDAFIPGLRFLSSWRSQATVVALSLATWLMEGCVFWIVMRGFAMEAPFHAAFFTLVIVNIAIMVPAGPGYLGTFEAAAVVALAPFRVPDSAAVSYILVVHLLQYVSVTVLGLWFMNASGWSLREIEEAGKE
- a CDS encoding NAD(P)/FAD-dependent oxidoreductase, whose amino-acid sequence is MKAVVIGGGITGLSAAYALAKRGDEVTLLEREGRAGGLAGSFRVGGVWLERFYHHIFKTDTAILGLIDELGLSKRLLWRPSSIGFFHRGAVHPFTTPWDLLRFSPLRFADRVWLGLAVRRFQRMEEWEELDGVTCADWFSAQVSPAAYRTVWEPLLRLKFGDAAGRIPASWIWGRIHPRARSRSRGGMREELGYLEGGFELMLERLKEALARRGVRLLEGTAAEYIISERDRARGVVAGGRELFCDSVVCTAPIPAFLAIAPPLPRDYADALAGIRYQAAVCLVLECAEGVSPVYWLNISDPAVTFGGLIEHTNFVSPARYGGSRIVYLFNYVREDDPLFRMPAEEYYAFHEESLKRVNPSFRREQVKGMRLFRAPHATVVYTLGYRKAMPPFATPVKGLYLVNTSQIYPYDRNMNNCAALGERFVSETILPRA
- a CDS encoding tRNA 4-thiouridine(8) synthase ThiI encodes the protein MTRAIGLFSGGLDSILAACVLAEQGIELTGICFETPFFGAGRAREAARKLGIPLRVEDITAPHLLVLKRPRHGFGSGMNPCIDCHTLMVSRAGELMREEGFDFVFTGEVLNERPMSQNRRSLKIVETQSGCAGRLLRPLSAQLLDETIPEKEGKVDRARLLGISGRSRKPQMALAEKFAIAAYPQPAGGCLLTDPGFASRLKELRDREGLDDVRGLHLLKIGRHFRLPGGGKAVVGRNERENARLEELARKGDALLRPKNVPGPVVLVPGGAGAADLEEAARACARYSDAREEDEVLVVVAAGGEEMTRRVRRPAPAALRLIRIGI